One Methylophaga marina DNA window includes the following coding sequences:
- the cheD gene encoding chemoreceptor glutamine deamidase CheD: MMALKTDMPQALAGFENINRYWDNSRQAWVAKILPGEIYVNRGAKELIATTLGSCVAACIRDPVAGIAGMNHFMLPCEGDGTSECWKKLGTRYGSYAMEALINEILKAGGTRKNLEMKVCGGGKIIDGISNDIGHQNSEFVLNFAKLEGIPVIAYDLGDIYPRKLMYYPQTGKMFIKRIQHLYNDTILVRESQYHERLKETSLSGGVELFE; the protein is encoded by the coding sequence ATGATGGCATTAAAAACGGATATGCCTCAGGCATTAGCTGGATTTGAAAATATAAACCGTTATTGGGATAACTCTCGCCAAGCCTGGGTGGCGAAAATTTTGCCTGGTGAAATTTATGTTAATCGTGGTGCGAAAGAACTGATTGCGACCACACTGGGATCGTGCGTTGCAGCCTGTATTCGTGATCCTGTGGCTGGTATCGCTGGCATGAATCACTTTATGTTGCCCTGTGAAGGCGATGGTACGAGTGAGTGTTGGAAAAAATTAGGGACGCGATATGGTAGCTATGCTATGGAAGCATTGATTAACGAAATTCTAAAGGCGGGCGGTACGCGTAAAAACCTGGAAATGAAAGTCTGTGGTGGTGGCAAAATTATTGATGGGATTTCCAATGATATTGGTCACCAGAATAGTGAGTTTGTACTTAATTTTGCAAAACTCGAAGGCATTCCTGTTATTGCCTATGATTTAGGTGATATCTACCCGCGAAAATTAATGTATTACCCTCAAACAGGAAAAATGTTTATCAAACGTATTCAACATTTATACAACGATACAATCCTGGTTCGCGAGTCTCAGTATCATGAACGCTTAAAAGAAACATCGCTTAGCGGTGGCGTGGAATTGTTTGAGTAA
- a CDS encoding protein-glutamate methylesterase/protein-glutamine glutaminase has product MKKISVIVIDDSALVRKLLTEILNSDPELEVVATAGDPYQARDKIKQFNPDVLTLDVEMPKMDGVTFLRNLMRLRPMPVVMVSTLTEKGAQITLEAMALGAFDFVEKPKLDLSQTLSSYSEEIISKIKAAAGVQPQQLTTKAMLEVEERLTADAVIAKSTKNIPLKTTEKIVAIGASTGGTEAIKTVLCALPANAPGIVITQHIPASFSAPFAERVNKMSALNVSQAIDGEQILPGHAYIAPGDKHLLVERSGARYYCRLNDGPAVSRHKPSVDVLFRSIAQNVGANAIGVMLTGMGDDGARGMLEMRENGASNMVQDEKSSVVWGMPGAAYKLGAAELMLPLDKIAQEIMKQGR; this is encoded by the coding sequence ATGAAAAAGATTTCCGTCATTGTTATTGATGATTCAGCTCTAGTTCGTAAGTTGCTAACAGAAATTCTCAATTCTGATCCTGAGCTAGAAGTTGTTGCCACTGCTGGGGACCCTTATCAGGCGAGAGACAAGATTAAACAGTTTAATCCAGATGTGTTAACGCTGGATGTTGAAATGCCAAAGATGGACGGGGTGACATTTTTACGTAATCTGATGCGGCTCAGACCAATGCCAGTTGTTATGGTGTCAACCCTAACTGAAAAAGGCGCACAAATTACCCTTGAAGCGATGGCTTTAGGTGCATTTGATTTCGTAGAAAAACCCAAATTAGATTTATCTCAAACATTGTCCTCCTACTCAGAAGAAATTATCAGTAAGATTAAAGCGGCGGCAGGCGTTCAGCCTCAGCAATTAACCACAAAAGCCATGCTGGAAGTTGAGGAGCGCTTAACAGCAGATGCCGTCATCGCTAAGAGCACCAAAAACATCCCCTTAAAAACCACAGAAAAAATCGTTGCCATTGGCGCTTCTACGGGCGGAACAGAAGCAATAAAAACAGTCTTATGTGCTTTACCAGCGAATGCGCCGGGCATTGTTATTACTCAGCATATTCCAGCTAGCTTCAGTGCCCCTTTTGCTGAAAGGGTAAATAAAATGTCAGCCCTTAATGTTAGTCAGGCCATTGATGGAGAACAGATTCTGCCTGGACATGCATACATTGCGCCTGGTGATAAGCATCTATTAGTCGAGCGTAGCGGTGCTCGTTACTATTGCCGTTTGAATGATGGGCCTGCAGTCTCACGCCATAAACCTTCCGTGGATGTTCTCTTTCGTTCGATTGCTCAAAATGTCGGGGCCAATGCCATTGGGGTTATGTTGACCGGCATGGGTGATGATGGTGCTAGAGGGATGTTGGAGATGAGGGAGAATGGAGCGAGTAACATGGTTCAGGATGAAAAAAGCAGCGTAGTCTGGGGTATGCCAGGTGCAGCTTATAAGCTTGGTGCCGCTGAACTCATGCTGCCACTGGATAAAATCGCTCAAGAGATCATGAAGCAGGGTCGATAA
- the pyrF gene encoding orotidine-5'-phosphate decarboxylase codes for MSDSRIIVALDYANASDALQMADQIDPKRARVKVGKELFTRSGPQVVTDLVSRGFDVFLDLKYHDIPHTVAKACAAAADLGVWMLNVHTLGGPAMMRAAREAVEQSSNKPLLIGVTLLTSMDQTTFDQIGLTGNMSETVTRLAQLAKQSGLDGVVCSAQEASALRDTLGNTFQLITPGIRPEGSEKGDQHRIMTPKQALDAGSHYLVIGRPITKAPDPMQALEEIEQSLR; via the coding sequence ATGTCCGACTCTAGAATCATTGTTGCCCTTGACTATGCTAACGCGAGTGACGCCCTGCAAATGGCCGATCAAATTGATCCAAAACGTGCGCGAGTGAAAGTGGGAAAAGAACTTTTCACCCGTTCAGGTCCTCAAGTTGTCACTGACTTAGTCTCGCGTGGGTTTGATGTCTTCCTCGATCTGAAATATCACGACATTCCACATACAGTGGCAAAAGCCTGTGCTGCGGCGGCTGACTTAGGCGTTTGGATGTTAAATGTACATACGCTCGGCGGGCCAGCCATGATGCGTGCTGCCAGAGAAGCAGTTGAACAATCATCCAATAAACCTTTATTAATAGGTGTAACGTTATTAACTAGCATGGATCAAACGACTTTTGATCAGATTGGCCTTACTGGCAATATGTCTGAGACTGTCACCCGACTTGCTCAATTGGCAAAACAAAGTGGTCTTGATGGCGTCGTCTGCTCGGCTCAGGAAGCCAGTGCCCTCCGAGATACGCTGGGTAATACCTTTCAACTTATTACTCCTGGCATAAGACCGGAAGGCAGTGAAAAAGGCGATCAACATCGAATCATGACACCCAAACAAGCATTAGACGCGGGAAGCCATTACCTTGTGATTGGCCGTCCAATTACCAAAGCACCCGATCCGATGCAGGCACTTGAAGAGATAGAACAAAGTCTACGTTAA
- a CDS encoding flagellar hook-length control protein FliK: MPQSVSIQTDNVVNTKPAKAREISKDNTFSETLDKHINTAEHKPAESTKAPSKSSEASENKLNEQSDSDDKVTAEAEGQTEKTDADDGNKLPSDDQDSESDNAESNVVSSDTQTNVSVEPEQKNVVSVSASETKVVNSDNKVSTAGVAEKSVGKQAVAESTTPNAAASTQTKSTNEASESYVINKKQPDASLVTVTDTEKAVIKQTQHAAEGDKVPNFAKALQSMNEADGKTSEIRADIMDAINRQRQKVDGEQNMTVRNMIAAQTENKDRTEIDLSGIRADKTLQERLFGASPTTNTSTASSVASTSGSSPSASASAVVSLPVQPNIQSSAWSQVMNSRVVWMAKEGIQQAEMKMNPANLGPVEVKLHVQNEQASVTFLAQHSTTRDALEQALPKLRESFAENGMQLTHAEVGQQQQQQQRDEQPQQMQNSQNFTQANRQSDDIMSEADETAGSVTQDSGLSLYV; encoded by the coding sequence ATGCCACAAAGTGTTTCTATACAGACTGATAATGTCGTCAATACAAAGCCTGCAAAGGCCAGAGAAATATCAAAAGATAATACCTTCTCTGAGACGTTAGACAAGCATATCAATACAGCTGAGCATAAGCCTGCTGAATCCACTAAGGCCCCGTCGAAGTCCTCTGAAGCTTCCGAGAATAAACTCAACGAACAATCTGATAGTGATGATAAAGTCACTGCCGAGGCAGAGGGGCAAACGGAAAAAACTGACGCTGATGACGGCAACAAATTGCCGTCTGATGACCAAGATAGTGAAAGTGATAATGCCGAAAGCAATGTAGTCTCATCGGACACTCAAACTAATGTGAGTGTTGAGCCTGAGCAAAAAAACGTTGTGTCGGTATCCGCCTCTGAAACGAAAGTAGTAAACAGTGATAACAAAGTGAGCACTGCTGGGGTGGCTGAGAAATCTGTAGGCAAGCAAGCCGTTGCTGAGTCAACAACACCGAATGCGGCTGCTTCGACTCAAACAAAATCGACTAATGAAGCTTCTGAGTCTTATGTGATTAACAAAAAACAGCCTGATGCCAGCCTGGTGACAGTAACAGATACAGAAAAAGCGGTTATCAAACAAACTCAACATGCTGCCGAGGGTGACAAGGTACCGAATTTCGCCAAGGCACTACAATCCATGAATGAGGCCGACGGTAAAACTAGCGAAATTCGTGCTGATATTATGGATGCCATTAACAGACAGCGCCAAAAAGTCGATGGTGAACAGAATATGACTGTTCGTAATATGATCGCCGCTCAAACAGAAAATAAAGATAGAACAGAGATAGATTTGTCTGGTATTCGAGCAGATAAAACGCTTCAGGAGCGTTTATTTGGAGCGAGCCCGACAACGAATACATCGACAGCTAGCAGTGTAGCATCAACATCTGGTTCATCACCCTCGGCCTCAGCCAGTGCAGTAGTGAGTTTGCCTGTTCAGCCCAACATACAAAGCTCAGCATGGTCACAGGTGATGAATAGCCGTGTGGTCTGGATGGCTAAAGAGGGTATTCAACAGGCAGAAATGAAAATGAACCCGGCAAATTTAGGCCCTGTTGAAGTAAAACTCCATGTACAAAATGAACAAGCCAGTGTAACTTTCTTAGCTCAGCACTCGACAACGCGCGATGCGCTGGAACAAGCTTTACCAAAATTACGAGAGAGTTTTGCCGAAAACGGTATGCAATTGACTCATGCTGAAGTAGGTCAGCAACAGCAACAACAGCAAAGAGATGAGCAGCCACAGCAAATGCAGAATTCTCAGAATTTTACTCAAGCCAATCGTCAAAGTGACGATATAATGAGTGAAGCCGACGAAACAGCAGGTTCAGTTACGCAGGATAGCGGCCTGAGTTTATACGTCTAA
- the yajC gene encoding preprotein translocase subunit YajC: protein MDFFISPAAAADAATTTAASPGMMDFAFPIILLVLFYFMLIRPQQKRAKEHKAMQSALAKGDEVVTDGGLMGKIIEITDNAIAVQIAENVEVKVRRESVNAVLPKGTLKKL, encoded by the coding sequence ATGGACTTTTTTATCTCTCCGGCCGCTGCTGCTGATGCAGCGACAACAACGGCTGCTTCTCCAGGCATGATGGATTTCGCATTTCCTATTATTTTGCTGGTGTTGTTCTACTTCATGTTAATCAGACCGCAGCAAAAACGCGCCAAAGAACACAAGGCTATGCAGTCTGCATTGGCAAAAGGTGATGAAGTCGTTACCGATGGTGGCCTGATGGGGAAAATTATAGAAATCACTGATAACGCTATCGCTGTTCAGATTGCTGAAAATGTTGAAGTGAAAGTGCGTCGTGAATCAGTGAATGCTGTTTTGCCAAAAGGTACATTGAAAAAGCTATAA
- a CDS encoding methyl-accepting chemotaxis protein codes for MFKLENFSLRKRMYIIGGLGVFALLGLLVLVGYMYHSDIKEIEAIYIAAIYVVIASITVIGIAHYIGRFGDKRATTLVGAIQNIKKGDLTNKVAISGKSDFSWMAFELDSARKNVANLVHTLVGGVTQLTSASQNMQAISKETVDGVLRQQSETTQVATAMNEMTASVQEVARTASSAAEAARNADIEAKAGKQVVMETMQAIDSLATEVEKAAEQLSSLESDIGNIGAIVDVIRGITEQTNLLALNAAIEAARAGEHGRGFAVVADEVRTLAARTQSSTHEIEEMVERLQQGAQVAVKVMNEGRERAKHSVEKASSAGAALDSITAMISTMDEMSAQISSAANEQSSVAEDINRGIVNISQVAEHTAEGARESSVAVETLSNLATQLQEAASKFKV; via the coding sequence GTGTTTAAACTTGAAAATTTCTCTTTGAGAAAACGCATGTATATCATTGGTGGGCTGGGTGTATTTGCCTTATTGGGACTACTTGTTCTTGTAGGCTATATGTACCATTCTGATATCAAGGAAATTGAAGCGATTTATATCGCTGCGATATATGTCGTCATCGCTAGCATTACGGTGATTGGCATTGCACACTACATAGGCCGTTTTGGTGATAAACGTGCTACCACCTTGGTCGGTGCGATTCAAAACATCAAAAAAGGTGATCTCACTAATAAAGTGGCTATATCAGGTAAAAGCGACTTTAGTTGGATGGCATTTGAATTAGACAGTGCCAGAAAAAATGTGGCGAACCTGGTTCATACATTGGTTGGCGGCGTAACGCAGCTCACTTCAGCCAGCCAAAATATGCAAGCTATCAGCAAAGAGACAGTGGATGGAGTGTTGCGTCAGCAGTCTGAAACGACTCAGGTAGCGACCGCCATGAATGAAATGACAGCGTCAGTTCAAGAAGTAGCCAGAACGGCATCAAGCGCTGCTGAAGCAGCTCGTAATGCGGATATCGAGGCCAAGGCTGGTAAACAAGTTGTTATGGAAACCATGCAGGCTATTGACTCATTGGCCACTGAGGTGGAAAAAGCCGCAGAGCAATTAAGTAGTTTGGAGTCAGATATTGGTAATATCGGCGCGATAGTTGATGTCATTCGTGGTATTACAGAACAAACCAATCTCCTTGCACTGAACGCTGCGATCGAGGCGGCACGCGCAGGCGAACATGGTCGAGGCTTTGCTGTTGTTGCTGATGAAGTTCGTACACTGGCAGCGAGAACGCAATCCTCCACGCATGAAATTGAAGAGATGGTTGAACGACTACAGCAAGGCGCTCAAGTCGCTGTTAAGGTCATGAACGAAGGTCGTGAAAGAGCAAAACATAGTGTGGAAAAGGCATCAAGTGCTGGTGCTGCCTTAGATTCTATTACTGCTATGATTTCCACCATGGATGAAATGAGCGCACAGATCTCCAGTGCTGCGAATGAGCAATCTTCCGTTGCTGAAGATATTAACCGAGGTATAGTCAATATCAGCCAAGTGGCTGAGCATACAGCGGAGGGCGCGAGAGAGTCTTCAGTCGCTGTCGAAACCTTGAGTAACCTTGCTACCCAACTTCAGGAAGCGGCGAGTAAGTTTAAGGTATAA
- a CDS encoding methyl-accepting chemotaxis protein, protein MMKKLLNKKFVIASLSSLGFVLVALFLVNWLAALLVLLATVSVFLLQFQNMPVQSQVVINTSRFESADIDKLKKDVVTDISLQIENIRAENEQIATLLNDAVRSLGDSFQGLNEQASNEDDMLHSLIDQKDGEQGLSEFIKETESVMSFLVQTLLKNTDDSRLVMAKLDEINRRVDGVISLLDDVKDIASQTNLLALNAAIEAARAGDTGRGFAVVADEVRKLSQKSDEFSDQINKITMNVKSTIDEASSVIAELVTADTDLVTNSEAKVAEMMTTMSSLNNKTLSVISGTSEISQQISGLVNQAVTSLQFEDMCHQLSEHMDKRLNTVSDLIQVINDLPSSSESDADLAACQQQFLEVKKTVAELHKKIDETQHRSVTQKNVDAGDIELF, encoded by the coding sequence ATGATGAAAAAATTACTGAATAAAAAATTTGTTATTGCTTCACTATCGTCCTTGGGATTTGTTCTAGTCGCCCTATTCTTGGTGAATTGGCTGGCGGCATTGCTTGTTCTACTCGCCACAGTTTCGGTGTTTTTATTACAGTTTCAAAATATGCCTGTTCAGAGTCAGGTAGTAATCAATACATCACGATTTGAATCAGCAGATATAGACAAGTTAAAAAAAGACGTCGTTACTGATATCAGCTTGCAGATCGAAAATATACGTGCAGAGAATGAGCAAATAGCTACGCTTTTAAATGATGCTGTGCGGTCACTGGGAGACAGTTTCCAAGGATTGAATGAACAGGCTTCAAACGAGGACGATATGCTCCATAGCTTGATTGACCAAAAAGATGGTGAGCAGGGCTTGTCTGAGTTTATCAAAGAGACTGAGTCTGTGATGAGCTTTCTTGTGCAGACATTGCTAAAAAACACAGACGATAGTCGTTTGGTGATGGCAAAGTTAGATGAAATTAATCGAAGAGTAGATGGTGTTATTTCTCTGCTTGATGACGTCAAAGATATTGCTTCTCAGACAAATTTACTCGCCTTAAATGCAGCCATTGAAGCTGCCAGAGCTGGAGATACAGGTCGTGGTTTTGCTGTAGTTGCTGATGAAGTCAGAAAACTATCACAAAAATCTGATGAGTTTAGTGATCAGATAAATAAGATCACAATGAATGTAAAATCAACTATTGATGAGGCAAGCTCAGTTATTGCAGAGTTAGTGACTGCGGATACGGATCTGGTCACAAATAGTGAAGCGAAAGTCGCTGAAATGATGACGACTATGTCATCTCTCAACAATAAAACCTTATCTGTTATCTCTGGCACAAGCGAAATTAGTCAGCAAATCTCGGGTTTAGTAAATCAGGCGGTCACGTCTTTGCAGTTTGAAGACATGTGTCATCAATTAAGTGAACACATGGACAAGCGTTTAAATACTGTTTCGGACCTTATTCAGGTTATCAATGATTTGCCTTCGTCATCAGAGAGTGATGCTGATCTGGCGGCATGCCAACAGCAATTTCTCGAGGTCAAAAAAACTGTAGCTGAGCTGCACAAAAAAATTGACGAAACTCAACACAGATCAGTTACTCAAAAAAATGTCGATGCAGGGGATATCGAACTCTTCTAA
- the tgt gene encoding tRNA guanosine(34) transglycosylase Tgt, protein MKFDLLARDGFARRGRLTFSRGTVETPAFMPVGTYGSVKSMTPEEVGATGAEILLGNTFHLMLRPGTEIISAHGDLHDFMQWQGPILTDSGGFQVFSLGELRKITEQGVHFSSPVNGNKVFLGPEESMAVQRALGSDIVMIFDECTPYPADLETAAKSMELSLRWAKRSKEAHAGNPSALFGIVQGGMHEQLRQISLDGLTEIGFDGYAIGGLSVGEPKEDMIRILDFLAPRMPEDKPHYLMGVGRPEDLVEGVMRGVDMFDCVMPTRNARNGHLFVHQGVIKIRNSRFKTDTNPLDPYCDCYTCQNYSRAYLHHLDKTGEMLGPRLNTIHNLHYYQTLMKGLRQVIENNTLEQFRQEFYAFRQTEIV, encoded by the coding sequence ATGAAATTTGATTTACTTGCGCGAGATGGCTTTGCTCGTCGAGGACGCTTAACTTTTTCTCGGGGAACTGTTGAAACCCCAGCTTTTATGCCTGTTGGAACGTATGGGTCAGTCAAGTCAATGACGCCAGAAGAAGTCGGTGCAACAGGAGCTGAAATCTTATTAGGTAATACATTTCATTTAATGTTGAGACCCGGCACCGAGATTATCTCAGCTCACGGTGATTTGCATGACTTTATGCAGTGGCAAGGCCCAATTCTAACTGACTCTGGCGGTTTTCAGGTTTTCAGCCTAGGCGAGCTGCGTAAAATTACAGAGCAAGGTGTGCATTTTAGTTCACCAGTCAATGGTAATAAAGTATTTCTGGGCCCTGAAGAATCGATGGCTGTGCAGCGTGCATTGGGTAGTGACATCGTGATGATTTTCGACGAATGTACGCCCTATCCTGCTGATCTGGAAACAGCAGCAAAATCTATGGAGTTATCCCTACGCTGGGCAAAACGTAGTAAGGAAGCCCACGCCGGAAATCCTTCTGCGTTGTTTGGTATCGTGCAAGGTGGGATGCATGAGCAGCTGCGTCAAATTTCACTGGATGGTTTAACAGAGATTGGCTTTGATGGTTATGCCATCGGTGGACTGTCTGTTGGTGAGCCCAAAGAGGATATGATACGCATTCTTGATTTTCTGGCGCCAAGAATGCCTGAAGATAAACCGCACTATCTTATGGGGGTTGGCCGACCTGAAGATCTTGTCGAAGGTGTGATGCGTGGCGTGGATATGTTTGATTGTGTCATGCCAACCCGTAATGCTCGAAATGGACACCTATTCGTTCATCAAGGCGTGATCAAAATTCGTAATAGTCGGTTCAAGACGGATACAAACCCCCTGGATCCCTATTGTGATTGTTATACCTGTCAAAATTATAGCCGGGCATATTTACACCACTTAGATAAAACAGGTGAGATGCTTGGCCCTCGGTTAAATACCATCCATAACCTTCATTATTACCAGACATTAATGAAAGGCTTAAGGCAGGTCATAGAAAACAATACGCTGGAACAATTCCGCCAAGAGTTTTATGCGTTCAGGCAAACCGAAATTGTTTAA
- a CDS encoding CheR family methyltransferase: MGRVLAHSSINPSNEKDCFMDKAAREFEFSDKHFARISSFVTAQTGILLPAAKKDMVYSRLSKHVRRNYGGSFDAFCLAVDNGDPDTIELLINAITTNLTAFFREKHHFDYLKQHVLPELLIKNQATKKIRIWSAGCSTGEEPYSLAICLHQFFKGHPGWDVKVLATDLDANVLEQAASGIYTIERVSQFSEDEKHAWFSRGKAENNGLVKVKSFLKEFISFRRLNLLHPFPMKGTFDVIFCRNVIIYFDKTTQVGLFHRFAEKMLPGGYLFIGHSETLFNISNQFVSDGNTIYRRIT; encoded by the coding sequence ATGGGAAGAGTTCTAGCCCATTCATCAATTAATCCTTCCAATGAGAAAGACTGTTTTATGGATAAAGCGGCACGAGAATTTGAGTTCTCAGATAAACATTTTGCTCGAATAAGTAGCTTCGTCACAGCGCAGACAGGCATCCTGCTGCCTGCGGCAAAAAAAGATATGGTTTATAGCCGCTTATCTAAACATGTTCGTAGAAACTATGGTGGGAGTTTTGACGCATTTTGTCTGGCAGTTGATAACGGTGACCCTGACACCATTGAGTTATTAATCAATGCCATCACAACGAATTTAACCGCCTTTTTTCGTGAAAAACATCATTTTGATTATTTGAAACAACATGTACTTCCTGAACTGTTGATTAAAAATCAGGCGACTAAAAAAATACGAATATGGTCAGCGGGTTGTTCCACTGGTGAGGAACCATATAGCTTGGCTATCTGCTTACATCAGTTTTTTAAAGGACACCCTGGTTGGGATGTCAAAGTACTGGCGACAGATTTAGATGCGAACGTACTAGAACAAGCTGCTTCCGGGATTTACACCATTGAGCGGGTAAGTCAATTTTCAGAGGACGAGAAACATGCTTGGTTCTCACGTGGAAAAGCTGAAAATAATGGGCTGGTTAAAGTGAAGTCTTTTTTAAAAGAGTTTATCTCCTTCAGGCGCCTTAACCTTTTACACCCTTTCCCAATGAAAGGAACGTTTGATGTGATTTTCTGCCGAAACGTCATTATCTATTTTGATAAAACAACGCAGGTTGGTCTTTTTCATCGTTTCGCTGAAAAAATGTTACCTGGTGGATATCTCTTTATCGGTCACTCAGAAACCTTATTCAATATCAGTAACCAGTTTGTTTCTGATGGCAATACGATATATCGGCGTATTACATGA
- the secD gene encoding protein translocase subunit SecD has product MNRYPLWKNLLVLVVLLVAGLYALPNLYGDDPAVQISAGRTATVDLDLADKAEKALKEAGIDYKGVQLEDDKLLIRLTSADNQLKAKDVLSKTLVGDYIIALNLASTTPHWLASMGAEPMNLGLDLRGGVHFLMQVDMDAAVKQSLDSYGSDIRLSLRDEKIRYKQIKVEGQTIVLVLRNTEDRDKAEALINNDFNDLQVTVSEDEANPELIMNVSEQSIRETKQLALQQNITTLRNRINELGVAEPTVQQQGEDRIVVQLPGVQDTAQAKKILGATATLEFRLVDIEQDVKDALNGRVPPNTELYYSRDGRPYLLDKRVMLTGEHVINAASTLDGQSGSPAVSVTLDGKGARAFSNVTRDNIGNPMAVVFIESKMETKEIDGELVSVRRQVPEIINVATIRDQLSKKFQITGLDSTTEARDLSLLLRAGALAAPIEIVEERTVGPSMGQQNIEQGFESVIIGFILVLVFMIIWYRVFGVFANMALAANLIFIVALLSLLQATLTLPGIAGIVLTVGMAVDANVLIYERIREELRNGNSPQASISSGYDKAFSTIADANITTLIAAIVLFGFGTGAIKGFAVTLSLGILTSMFTAIMGTRALVNLFYGRKHKPKLSI; this is encoded by the coding sequence ATGAACCGATATCCACTGTGGAAAAATCTACTCGTTCTTGTTGTGTTACTGGTCGCAGGGCTCTACGCGCTACCCAATCTTTATGGGGATGACCCGGCAGTCCAGATTTCTGCTGGCAGAACGGCCACAGTGGACTTGGATCTAGCAGACAAAGCAGAAAAGGCTTTAAAAGAGGCTGGGATTGATTATAAAGGTGTTCAGCTTGAAGATGATAAGTTACTCATCCGACTGACCTCTGCTGATAATCAATTAAAGGCAAAAGATGTCTTAAGTAAAACCTTAGTCGGTGATTACATCATCGCATTGAATTTAGCCTCTACAACGCCTCATTGGTTAGCTTCTATGGGCGCGGAGCCGATGAATCTGGGCTTGGACTTAAGAGGGGGCGTTCATTTCTTGATGCAAGTCGATATGGATGCTGCGGTTAAGCAAAGCTTAGATAGCTATGGTAGCGATATCCGTTTATCACTTCGTGATGAAAAAATTCGTTATAAACAAATCAAAGTAGAAGGGCAGACTATCGTTCTGGTTCTGCGAAATACTGAGGACAGAGATAAAGCGGAAGCGTTAATCAACAATGATTTCAATGATCTTCAAGTGACCGTCTCAGAAGATGAAGCTAACCCTGAGCTCATTATGAATGTGTCTGAACAGAGCATTCGTGAAACAAAACAATTAGCCTTACAACAAAATATCACCACCTTGAGAAATCGCATAAACGAACTGGGTGTGGCAGAGCCGACTGTGCAACAGCAAGGCGAAGACCGAATCGTCGTCCAGCTACCAGGTGTGCAAGATACTGCTCAAGCAAAGAAAATCCTGGGAGCGACGGCAACACTTGAGTTTAGACTGGTTGATATCGAGCAGGATGTAAAAGATGCACTCAATGGCCGTGTCCCACCAAATACGGAGCTTTATTACAGTCGTGATGGTCGCCCATATCTTCTTGATAAACGTGTGATGTTAACAGGTGAGCATGTTATCAATGCCGCATCAACACTAGATGGTCAGTCTGGTTCTCCTGCCGTCTCCGTGACTTTAGATGGGAAAGGCGCGCGCGCTTTCAGTAATGTCACTCGCGATAATATTGGTAACCCAATGGCGGTGGTTTTCATTGAGTCTAAAATGGAAACAAAAGAAATTGATGGTGAGCTGGTCTCTGTACGTCGCCAGGTACCTGAAATTATCAATGTAGCCACTATACGAGATCAGTTGAGCAAGAAGTTTCAGATTACTGGACTGGACAGCACTACGGAAGCACGAGACTTATCACTACTATTACGTGCTGGTGCATTGGCCGCACCGATAGAAATCGTTGAGGAGCGCACGGTTGGCCCAAGCATGGGACAGCAAAATATCGAGCAGGGTTTTGAATCTGTCATTATCGGCTTTATTTTAGTGCTTGTTTTCATGATTATCTGGTATCGAGTATTTGGTGTGTTTGCCAATATGGCACTGGCTGCGAACCTGATATTTATCGTGGCATTACTCTCATTACTCCAAGCGACACTTACCTTACCAGGTATCGCCGGTATCGTTCTCACCGTTGGTATGGCTGTGGATGCCAATGTGTTGATTTATGAGCGTATTAGAGAAGAACTACGCAATGGCAATAGCCCCCAAGCCAGTATCAGCTCAGGTTATGACAAAGCCTTTTCGACCATTGCCGATGCGAATATCACGACACTCATTGCTGCAATTGTCTTGTTTGGTTTTGGTACAGGTGCAATTAAAGGTTTTGCGGTCACCTTATCACTCGGTATTTTAACCTCTATGTTTACGGCAATTATGGGCACACGTGCCTTAGTGAATCTGTTTTACGGTCGTAAACATAAACCTAAGCTATCAATTTAG